In Lentibacillus amyloliquefaciens, one DNA window encodes the following:
- a CDS encoding Bug family tripartite tricarboxylate transporter substrate binding protein, with translation MLIVFSLLVSVLLLAGCGNESKDSGASSEEEAVDFSKKPIKLIVPWSAGGITDVTARLLAEEAVNHLPEGAEVVVENRPGGTGTIGAAEVANAEADGFTLLISPLVPVTESPSIRQTPYEYDDFDPVLQVLSTPTAFAVGTSNDIATYEDFVQYAKDNPGEFKYATGGVGTLDHIVMEAIALKENIDIKHVPYEGAAPIINDILGGHIDGGHLQIPGLLPYVEEGDVRIAWNSGSEGFAYMPKDTPTLEGKLDLPEMDAKTSIVGPKGIPEETLNIIVDAFKKTMDSEKFKEKMENANLEPAFAGPEELGETIETRYQTSKKIIEESGIAE, from the coding sequence ATGCTTATTGTATTTTCGTTGCTAGTATCCGTATTATTGCTAGCTGGATGTGGGAATGAATCGAAAGATAGCGGAGCAAGTTCTGAAGAGGAAGCGGTAGACTTCTCTAAAAAGCCAATAAAGTTAATTGTGCCTTGGTCTGCAGGTGGTATAACGGATGTAACAGCACGATTACTTGCTGAAGAGGCAGTCAATCATTTACCTGAAGGTGCTGAAGTAGTAGTAGAGAATCGACCAGGAGGAACTGGGACAATAGGTGCAGCTGAGGTAGCTAATGCTGAAGCAGATGGTTTCACTTTACTTATATCACCCTTAGTTCCTGTAACAGAAAGTCCTAGCATTAGACAAACACCATATGAATACGACGATTTTGATCCAGTGTTACAAGTTCTTTCAACACCAACTGCATTTGCAGTAGGCACATCAAATGATATTGCCACATATGAGGATTTTGTGCAGTACGCCAAAGATAATCCAGGAGAATTTAAATATGCTACTGGAGGAGTGGGCACGTTAGACCATATTGTGATGGAAGCTATAGCATTAAAAGAAAACATTGATATTAAACACGTACCTTATGAAGGTGCAGCACCAATTATCAACGATATACTTGGAGGACATATTGACGGGGGGCATTTACAAATTCCGGGATTACTTCCGTATGTTGAAGAAGGTGACGTGAGAATCGCGTGGAATAGTGGTAGTGAAGGTTTTGCTTATATGCCAAAAGACACTCCTACACTTGAAGGTAAATTAGACTTACCAGAGATGGATGCTAAAACGTCAATTGTTGGACCAAAAGGTATTCCAGAAGAAACATTAAATATTATTGTTGATGCTTTCAAAAAGACGATGGATTCAGAGAAATTCAAAGAAAAAATGGAGAATGCTAACCTGGAACCAGCCTTTGCAGGGCCAGAAGAATTAGGGGAAACAATAGAAACTAGATATCAAACAAGTAAAAAAATTATCGAAGAATCAGGTATAGCTGAATGA
- a CDS encoding tripartite tricarboxylate transporter TctB family protein — translation MTERKRERYTGFFLLIVSILLLILIPFGIKESAVSSGVGSAFFPKVLAVSMIILSISIIAKTFFNKGTEEEHDELVEEEAAKEQVKPNYWNVLIVLLIMLIYIFVLIEYLNFVVSTIIAMVAVMAVLSVRKWYSYIIVIAFIVLTDYVFRELLSIQLP, via the coding sequence ATGACGGAACGTAAGCGAGAAAGGTACACAGGATTTTTTCTTTTAATAGTTAGTATCCTTTTATTAATATTAATTCCTTTTGGTATAAAAGAAAGTGCGGTGTCTTCAGGTGTAGGTTCTGCATTCTTTCCTAAAGTGTTAGCTGTTTCCATGATAATCCTTAGTATATCTATTATTGCAAAGACATTTTTCAATAAAGGTACCGAAGAAGAGCATGATGAGTTAGTAGAAGAGGAAGCAGCTAAGGAGCAGGTCAAACCAAATTATTGGAATGTGCTCATTGTACTTCTCATTATGCTCATTTATATCTTTGTGTTAATTGAGTATTTAAATTTTGTTGTTTCAACTATTATAGCTATGGTCGCGGTTATGGCAGTTTTATCGGTAAGAAAGTGGTACTCTTATATTATTGTCATTGCGTTTATCGTATTAACAGATTATGTGTTTAGAGAATTGTTATCTATTCAACTTCCATGA
- a CDS encoding GntR family transcriptional regulator — MSVKQIIRRNDNGEHIPMYIRIAMDLREMILKGEYKQEEKIATEDEIALEYGVSRMTARGAITELVREGLVYRVHGKGTFVSRDKIERNLNRVTGFHEDMISMGLKPSSKVIKFKKRLPTDYECYELKLQKSTTVFEINRIRYIDDKPYGYQELILPEYLLKDLSKEDLEKKSLYAYLESINYPISYANQRMEVSTDTNINKIIDIPTHIPFFYINRISYLENDVPVELFNSYFRGDKFSYSLRLSNHNE; from the coding sequence TTGAGTGTAAAACAAATAATAAGAAGAAATGATAATGGAGAACACATTCCCATGTATATACGTATAGCTATGGATTTAAGAGAAATGATATTAAAAGGAGAGTATAAACAGGAGGAAAAAATTGCAACTGAAGATGAAATTGCATTAGAATACGGAGTATCTCGAATGACTGCACGAGGAGCTATTACAGAATTAGTGAGAGAAGGGCTTGTTTACCGAGTACATGGAAAAGGAACGTTCGTATCTAGGGATAAGATTGAAAGAAACTTAAATAGAGTGACTGGGTTTCATGAAGATATGATTTCAATGGGATTGAAGCCGTCGTCAAAAGTAATCAAGTTTAAAAAAAGATTGCCAACTGATTATGAATGTTATGAACTGAAATTACAAAAAAGTACTACAGTGTTTGAAATAAATCGAATTAGATATATAGATGATAAGCCTTATGGTTATCAGGAATTAATATTACCGGAATACCTCTTGAAAGATTTAAGTAAGGAAGATTTAGAAAAAAAATCTCTTTATGCTTATTTAGAATCAATTAATTATCCTATTTCTTATGCCAATCAACGTATGGAAGTTTCAACAGATACTAACATTAATAAAATCATAGATATCCCTACACATATTCCTTTCTTTTATATTAATAGAATTTCATATTTGGAAAATGATGTCCCTGTAGAGTTATTTAACTCATATTTTAGAGGAGATAAGTTTTCTTATAGTTTAAGACTCTCGAATCACAATGAATAA
- a CDS encoding IS91 family transposase: MKKGTGVIKQILKEHFAGFWELHSGHFPKAYRSHIKETVEKTIRCGTRDLGFARYECLGCEGNPSPKFVYFTCKSRLCHRCGKKYTDDWSDKQQEMVFDVTHRHMVFTIPKELRNVFYHDRKKLNELSKQVAEVFQFHNYQKSKKRDFRSGIITVIHTFGRDLKFNPHIHALVTEGALDNQNEWVNNGYIPYEYLRKSWQKVVLDLLKKWFPSNQSVTDLINDLYKRYPNGFYVNAEKKITNAKGVARYIGRYLARPAIAEYRVDGYDGENVHYWYEDHRTGKRIDKRISVYRFIFEILQHIPPKHFRMVGRFGLYSRRSHRKARQILSLHSFMRSKQITWLLEKKRQKKTYRQRMMEAFEKDPFKCPCCHREMELVGIWHAGYGWIYHYMEESERDRRRKYGIGKPKKAG; encoded by the coding sequence ATGAAAAAAGGGACAGGTGTTATTAAACAAATTTTAAAAGAACATTTCGCCGGGTTTTGGGAGCTGCACTCTGGTCATTTCCCTAAAGCCTATCGCAGTCATATTAAAGAAACTGTTGAGAAAACCATTCGTTGTGGTACACGCGATTTAGGTTTTGCTCGATATGAATGTTTAGGCTGTGAAGGAAATCCGTCTCCGAAATTTGTTTATTTCACCTGTAAAAGCAGGCTCTGTCATCGTTGCGGAAAGAAGTATACAGATGATTGGTCGGATAAGCAGCAGGAAATGGTTTTTGATGTAACGCATCGCCATATGGTGTTTACCATTCCAAAAGAGTTAAGAAACGTCTTTTACCATGATCGAAAAAAACTTAATGAGTTAAGTAAGCAAGTTGCCGAGGTCTTCCAATTTCATAACTACCAAAAAAGTAAAAAGCGAGACTTTCGTTCAGGTATTATCACCGTCATTCATACATTTGGTCGAGATCTAAAGTTCAATCCACATATTCACGCATTAGTGACTGAAGGGGCGTTGGATAATCAAAATGAATGGGTCAACAACGGGTATATTCCGTATGAGTATTTAAGAAAATCATGGCAGAAAGTTGTATTAGACTTACTAAAAAAGTGGTTTCCTTCAAATCAATCGGTTACAGATCTTATCAACGATTTGTATAAAAGATATCCAAACGGATTTTATGTGAACGCCGAGAAGAAGATAACGAATGCCAAGGGAGTTGCCCGGTACATTGGCAGATATTTAGCTCGCCCCGCTATTGCAGAATATCGCGTAGATGGTTATGACGGAGAAAACGTTCATTACTGGTATGAAGATCACAGAACGGGAAAACGAATTGATAAACGAATTTCCGTCTATCGGTTCATCTTTGAAATCTTACAACACATACCACCTAAACACTTTCGGATGGTAGGTCGCTTTGGGTTGTACAGTAGAAGATCGCATCGTAAAGCCCGGCAGATTTTAAGTCTTCATTCGTTCATGCGAAGCAAACAAATTACATGGCTTCTAGAAAAGAAGCGTCAAAAGAAAACATATCGTCAACGGATGATGGAAGCATTTGAAAAGGACCCATTTAAATGTCCCTGCTGTCATAGAGAGATGGAACTTGTAGGTATATGGCATGCTGGCTATGGGTGGATCTATCATTACATGGAAGAAAGTGAAAGGGACAGAAGGAGGAAATACGGTATTGGCAAACCAAAGAAAGCAGGATGA
- a CDS encoding ArdC-like ssDNA-binding domain-containing protein, producing the protein MKQLTETMDTSIDSYFQSEEKMAEYLKFMTQFHNYSLRNTALIQGQFKGAQAVGSYNFWKEKGFQVQKGEKALKILVPNKTAPKFKTVEGKWKNMKYATEQEREQIEKGKLEERKSKHYFSVGNVFDVSQTNAKASDLPKIFPNKWMEGDVKHYDVMLESMYKIGKQLNVSIGEPFEELGAAKGVFYHSSTDNNNGHIGLNPRNGELQNVKTLLHELAHARLHNPKNVNYKTMPAEEKEYQAEMTAYAVASYFNIDTSDYSLPYLANWTQNKEMEDKSKLLEGVRETSIEFIGMIEPDLIKEHNKDLEQQQTNYEDGLYWYEMLHCPVSVGCQPKGFVDFIEEKGNHGIVAYERELSKREISEFEMLEWNITRDKEKQQANKSLKQEMEVEV; encoded by the coding sequence GTGAAACAATTAACTGAAACGATGGATACTTCTATTGATTCCTATTTTCAAAGTGAAGAAAAAATGGCGGAGTACCTGAAATTTATGACGCAATTTCATAATTATTCGCTACGTAATACCGCTTTAATTCAAGGTCAATTTAAGGGAGCACAAGCAGTTGGAAGCTATAACTTCTGGAAAGAGAAAGGTTTCCAGGTGCAAAAAGGTGAAAAAGCCCTAAAAATTTTGGTGCCAAATAAAACGGCTCCAAAGTTCAAAACGGTTGAAGGCAAGTGGAAAAACATGAAATATGCAACAGAACAAGAAAGAGAACAGATTGAAAAAGGAAAGCTGGAAGAGCGAAAGAGTAAGCATTATTTTTCCGTTGGGAATGTATTCGATGTGAGTCAAACGAATGCCAAAGCGAGTGATTTGCCGAAGATTTTTCCAAACAAATGGATGGAAGGAGACGTGAAGCATTACGATGTGATGCTGGAATCCATGTATAAAATCGGGAAACAATTGAATGTTTCGATTGGGGAACCATTCGAAGAATTAGGTGCTGCAAAGGGTGTCTTTTATCATTCTAGTACTGACAATAATAATGGTCATATTGGATTGAATCCACGTAACGGGGAGTTGCAGAATGTGAAAACATTACTGCATGAATTGGCACATGCTAGATTGCATAATCCCAAAAATGTAAATTATAAAACTATGCCAGCTGAAGAAAAGGAATACCAAGCGGAAATGACCGCCTATGCGGTTGCCTCTTATTTTAATATTGATACAAGCGATTATTCGCTGCCATATCTTGCAAACTGGACACAAAATAAAGAAATGGAAGATAAAAGCAAGCTTTTGGAAGGTGTTCGTGAAACTTCGATTGAATTTATTGGTATGATAGAACCAGATTTGATAAAGGAGCATAATAAGGATTTAGAACAACAACAAACGAATTATGAAGATGGTTTGTATTGGTATGAAATGCTGCACTGTCCTGTTTCAGTAGGATGTCAGCCTAAAGGCTTTGTTGATTTTATTGAAGAAAAAGGGAACCATGGAATTGTTGCATATGAGAGGGAGTTATCGAAAAGAGAAATAAGTGAATTTGAAATGTTGGAATGGAATATAACTCGAGATAAGGAAAAGCAACAGGCAAATAAAAGTCTAAAACAAGAAATGGAGGTGGAAGTTTAG
- a CDS encoding abortive infection family protein yields MNNILDNLLKENKKPNLEDFINDFEKAEYLQKLLINMSTNDGPTHDDHYAELRRYFMKNAKTKQLLPRYVIDKRDLSQFWQFIKNKFPSYAERREFIWNDFNKLLEHLENQEDSPLIGSIDENLRIFNSEHVLNYWNTAIERKENDPEGAITISRTLVEGVLKNILDEKNINYSKNANLHDIYKLVANELYLSPEQHNLQLFKQILGGCSSIVNGLGNLRNIHGDAHGKGKVRYYKPSSRHAELAVNLAGSMSLFLIQTHRNDG; encoded by the coding sequence TTGAATAATATTCTTGATAATCTACTAAAGGAAAATAAAAAACCTAATTTAGAAGACTTTATAAATGACTTCGAAAAGGCAGAATACCTGCAAAAGTTATTAATTAATATGAGCACTAACGACGGGCCAACACATGACGACCATTATGCAGAACTTAGAAGGTACTTCATGAAAAATGCTAAAACTAAACAGTTGTTACCTCGCTATGTAATAGATAAAAGAGATCTCTCTCAGTTTTGGCAATTTATAAAGAATAAGTTCCCATCGTATGCTGAAAGAAGAGAATTTATATGGAATGATTTTAATAAGCTGCTAGAACACCTTGAAAATCAAGAAGATTCACCATTAATTGGGTCAATTGATGAGAACTTGCGAATATTTAATTCTGAACATGTTCTTAACTATTGGAACACGGCTATAGAGAGAAAAGAAAATGATCCTGAAGGTGCTATAACTATATCCAGAACATTAGTGGAAGGTGTTCTAAAGAATATATTAGATGAAAAAAATATAAATTACAGCAAAAACGCTAATTTACATGATATATATAAGTTGGTAGCTAATGAACTATATTTATCGCCTGAACAACATAATCTACAACTCTTTAAACAAATCTTAGGTGGATGCTCATCTATTGTTAATGGTTTAGGTAATTTAAGAAATATACATGGTGATGCTCACGGAAAAGGGAAAGTACGATACTATAAACCTTCTTCTCGTCACGCAGAACTAGCAGTTAATTTAGCTGGTTCTATGTCTTTATTTCTTATACAAACCCACCGAAATGATGGTTAA